A region from the Salicibibacter cibarius genome encodes:
- a CDS encoding cold shock domain-containing protein, with translation MTGKVKWFNAEKGFGFIEREEGDDVFVHFSAIQAEGFKTLEDGQDVEFEIVEGDRGPQAANVVGL, from the coding sequence ATGACTGGTAAAGTAAAATGGTTCAACGCCGAAAAAGGATTCGGTTTCATCGAGCGTGAAGAAGGAGACGATGTTTTCGTACATTTCTCCGCGATTCAAGCAGAAGGATTCAAAACGCTTGAAGACGGTCAAGACGTAGAGTTCGAAATCGTTGAAGGCGACCGCGGACCGCAAGCAGCAAACGTCGTCGGTCTGTAA